A window of the Lactuca sativa cultivar Salinas chromosome 5, Lsat_Salinas_v11, whole genome shotgun sequence genome harbors these coding sequences:
- the LOC111897261 gene encoding laccase-17 has protein sequence MGGIFLSLLAITSLLPLYTIGGTTRSYEFNIELQNVTRLCHTKSMVTVNGKFPGPRIVAREGDRLLIKVTNHVSSNITIHWHGIRQLRSGWADGPAYITQCPIQTGQSYVYNYTVIGQRGTLFWHAHISWLRASVYGPLIILPKLNVPYPFTKPYKEVPIIFGEWFNTDPEAIISQATQTGGGPNVSDAYTFNGLPGPLYNCSAKDTFKLKVKTGKTYLLRLINAALNDELFFSIANHTLTVVEADAIYVKPFKTETLILAPGQTTNVLLKTKSKFPGANFLMSARPYVTGQGTFDNSTVAGILEYESPVPMKNLPLFTPTLPSLNDTSFVSKFSNRLRSLANSKFPANVPQKIDKHLFFTVGLGTAPCAQNRTCQGPNGARFAASINNVSFVQPSVALLQSHFFNKSKGVYSPYFPINPVHWFNYTGTPPNNTFVSNGTKLMVLPFNTSVELVMQDTSILGAESHPLHLHGFNFFVVGQGFGNYDPKKDPKNFNLVDPIERNTVGVPSGGWVAIRFLADNPGVWFMHCHLEVHTGWGLKMAWLVLDGELPNQKLLPPPADLPKC, from the exons ATGGGTGGAATTTTCTTGTCATTGTTAGCAATAACTTCACTGCTTCCTTTGTATACAATTGGTGGAACTACCAGGAGCTATGAGTTTAAC ATCGAGCTGCAAAACGTGACACGACTGTGCCACACAAAAAGCATGGTTACGGTCAATGGAAAATTTCCAGGTCCACGTATTGTCGCTCGAGAGGGTGATCGGCTTCTTATAAAAGTTACTAACCATGTCTCCAGTAACATTACAATCCATTG GCATGGTATTAGACAACTTCGGAGTGGATGGGCCGATGGGCCAGCATACATAACTCAATGCCCCATACAAACTGGCCAGAGTTATGTGTACAACTACACTGTTATTGGACAAAGAGGAACATTGTTTTGGCATGCACATATATCATGGTTACGAGCAAGTGTTTATGGTCCTCTCATCATTCTGCCAAAGCTTAATGTCCCCTACCCTTTTACCAAGCCCTATAAAGAAGTTCCCATCATCTTTG GAGAGTGGTTCAATACTGATCCAGAGGCTATAATTTCGCAAGCAACACAAACCGGTGGGGGTCCAAATGTTTCCGATGCCTATACCTTCAATGGGCTTCCCGGACCTTTGTACAATTGCTCTGCTAAAG ACACATTCAAGCTGAAGGTAAAAACCGGGAAGACGTACCTCCTTCGACTGATCAACGCAGCACTCAATGATGAACTCTTTTTTAGCATAGCAAACCACACCCTCACCGTTGTTGAGGCTGATGCCATTTATGTAAAACCTTTCAAAACTGAAACGCTTATACTAGCTCCTGGTCAAACCACCAACGTCCTCCTTAAAACCAAATCCAAATTTCCCGGTGCCAACTTTCTCATGTCTGCTAGACCATATGTAACGGGTCAAGGAACCTTTGACAATTCCACAGTTGCTGGTATTCTCGAATATGAGTCACCTGTTCCGATGAAAAATCTTCCACTCTTTACACCAACATTACCATCTTTAAATGACACTTCATTCGTGTCAAAGTTTTCAAATAGACTTCGAAGCTTGGCAAACTCTAAATTTCCTGCTAATGTCCCACAGAAGATCGACAAACATTTATTTTTCACAGTAGGACTTGGGACGGCCCCTTGTGCGCAAAATAGAACTTGCCAAGGACCGAACGGGGCTAGATTCGCTGCATCCATAAATAATGTGTCATTCGTACAACCAAGTGTTGCCCTTCTCCAGTCCCACTTCTTTAATAAATCGAAGGGTGTTTATAGTCCTTATTTCCCTATCAACCCAGTGCATTGGTTTAATTATACCGGAACTCCTCCAAATAACACCTTTGTGAGCAATGGTACAAAGCTCATGGTTCTTCCTTTCAATACTAGTGTGGAGTTGGTCATGCAAGATACCAGCATTCTTGGTGCCGAAAGCCACCCTCTTCATCTCCATGGCTTCAATTTCTTTGTTGTTGGTCAAGGGTTTGGAAACTACGATCCTAAGAAGGACCCTAAGAACTTCAATCTTGTGGACCCTATCGAAAGAAACACGGTTGGTGTGCCTTCTGGTGGGTGGGTTGCTATACGATTTCTAGCGGACAACCCAG GGGTGTGGTTCATGCATTGTCATTTGGAAGTTCATACCGGTTGGGGTTTGAAGATGGCATGGCTCGTCTTGGATGGAGAACTACCTAACCAAAAGCTCTTACCTCCACCGGCTGATCTTCCAAAATGTTAA